AGATGGCCCGCAAGAATCGTACTCACAATAGAGAAGATAAAAACCGGTACTAACCACCATTTCCTGTCGGGAGAATTTAATCTGTCAAGACAATATAGAATTAACGGCAGCCAGATGACTGACTGAACCACCATATTCGTTTCCAGCCAGGAGATGAAGAAACCGCAACCTACCCAAGCGATAGTCCCCAAAACTGCCGAACTTGGTGAAAGTTTCAAATTTCGAAGAAAAATTGCCATGAACAGACCACCCAAAATAGTTTGTAATATTACCTGGATTGACCAGGTTGTCGGAAAATCAGCCAGCCAATAGACGAAGTTAAGCGAATAGAACGGCGCTGACTGCAAATTGGCCATCAGGGGATAACCGGAAAAGGAATAAGGATTCCATAAAGGCAAATGGCCTTGTTTAAGCTGCTCGATAGCCAATTGCCGCCAGGGATATTCCTGTCGCACAGCATCCGTGATCAGAGAATTTTTGAACGGAATTCCGTTGGGGTACTGATCAGAAAAAGCATCTCGCCAGGGATAATATAACCCCACAATCGTATCGGCCGGAATCGGCAAGCGCCCGCCAAAAATAAACGGGCGGTAGACTGCAAAAATATATACCAGAAAAACCAGAACTGGCCAAAATTTTAAGAACCGCATAGCTCTTCCAGCTGATCAAAAAATTTTTCCTTACTAAAAAGTTTTGCCCGCTGCTGGGCAGCTATCGCCAATCTTTGTCTAAGATCAGAATTATTTATAAGAGCTAGAGTTTGGGCTTTCAGATCATCTTTCTGCTTCCAAAAATACCCGGAAATTCCGTCTTCAACAATTTCCAGCTGTCCGCCGCCACCGAAAACCACAGGTACTGCTCCCGCAGCCATCGCCTCGACTGTTGTCATTCCAAAATGCTCTGCCCGATCGGGAAATTTTTCCAGATCTTCCCCAAAGCCGGCCGCATGCCAATAGATTTTTGCCTCAGAATAATATTTTTGCAGCGTTTTGAAATCACTGTCAGTAATAATCTCAATGTTGGAACCTTTGGCTTTCTGCTTTAGCAAGGAAATCTCATTTGCACTCTCGGAAGCTACCCCGCCGATTAGCACCAGTTTCCACTTCTTCAAATTCATTTCCTTAAAGACTTCGATCATTATTTCTTGTTTCTTGGGATTGCTGGGGGCAAAAAATCTGCCCACCGATAAAATGATCTCTGATTTGGGGCCGGGAGAAAACTTTTCGATATCTACGGGTGGGTACAAGATACTGCTGTTAAGGCCATAAGTTTTATCAATATAACCCTTAGTGTACCGTGAATTACAAACGACATCGCTGAAGCGGGTCAATTTTAACCTATTCAGCAATGTTTTTTGATTTGAATAATTAAAAGGCACCTGAAAATGAAGAATGTTTTTTTTGGCAAAGGTTACCGGGATGCTGCCGTCAGAAAGAAAAAAAATCAGATCATACTGGCTTGTCCGCCATATCTTTTCCGGTAAAGTTGTGCGGGAAAAAAATATATCGCTAATAAACCTGGCCTTGGACAAATCGAGGTCAAATCTTTTTTGTAGGACTTGGCAGTCACGGTCGCCATTCCAAAAAATATCAACATGATGGCCTTGGTTCAGAAAATATTGCGCTGCAGTCAGAAAATAGCGTTCTCCCCCGCCGAGAGTATCGAGGTAGGGACTGAACAGTCCCACCTTCATAAGGTTCCCTCCAGAATTTTCCTGTCAAGCTCTTCGTAGGTATCTTTAAGCGACGGTTTTCTTTGCATTTCCCAAAGTTTGGCGTAAACAATAAACAACGAAAATGATTGAAATATGCCGTCAATCCAGCCCTCAGTTCCCTGGCGCCATCCCTGATATTTTACTAGCCGGGAATAAAACTCCGTTAAAAATACTCTTACCAGCCGCCATCCAACCACCTTTGGATGATTGGCTGCCAGACGCAGCCGGGCTTCGCGTTCAGAAAAATTAATGGTCTTTTCCATCATTGAAAAAATATCGCGATGGGTCAGGTGATACAGGGGGGCCTCCAATTTCCCAATCTCCCCGCTTACTTTTGACGATTCATGAATTACTCCCGTCCAACCTTCTAAACGATCTTTTTTAAAAAGTCTGGTGACATAGTCTGGATAGCGGTCACCAAACTTCACTTCTTTTCCCAAAAAGAAATTCACCCGGCGTAGTTCATAAGCGTCTGATCGCGGCGACTCCAGCTCTTTTAGAATCTCTTTTTGTAAAGCCAGAGATACTCTTTCATCAGCGTCGATAAAAAGGACCCAATCACTGGTTGCCTTCTCTTTGCCCAAATTATGCATTTCGGAGAAATCCTTAGAAGCAGTTCTATAAATCTTCTTCGTGTATTTCCGGGCAATTTCCAGTGTTTTTTCAGTGGCTCCGTTATCGACAACAATAACTTCGTCAGCAAAATGAACACTCTTTAGACACGCCTCGAGATAGTGTTCTTCCTCCGGCCAGAAAGTAAAAACGACGGCTGAAAGTTTAACGCTCATATATCACAGCTTCACTATTTTCAAAAACGGTGTGTAACTGATATTTATCTTTAATTCTACCAAACTCGGGCACTTCGTTGCGTCGCAGAAAAACATAACCAAAATCTGCTTTAACCGGTTCAGGACCAAACTCTTTTATAATGTGGTTTTTGCCGGCTGCCGTGTCTAAACCAACTTGGAACGGAAAAAATTCACCGGAATAGACTGTCCGCCGCCAGGCTAAAGCACTAAACCAAAGCGTTCCCAAATTCAGTTTTGTCGGAGCAACCAAAAAAATGGCCTCTGTTGGCGTTTGGGCGCGAATGTAGTTAACCGCGGCTACTTCCTGAGCGGTTATAGCCACTTGATTTCCGCGCATTGGACCATCGATGGTTTGGCGCACTTCACTGCGGTCATAATTAAGATACACGCCCCGCGAGAGCAACTCTCTTTTATCTAACCCCAGAAAAATTGCCACCAAAACAAGAAGCGTTAAAACTTTGACGGCCTTATTATTAACACGGTCTAAAACGGCAAAAACAAAAACCGTAAAGCAAATGCCCAGAAATAAGGTGAAATATGGTGTGAACTGGACAATATCAAACGGCTTTTTTCCCTGATTAAAAAAGAGAGGAATAGCAAAAGAAGCCAGACCACTAAAGAAAAGAAAAGCACGAGACGAGGCTGTTCTTTGCCAATTTCTAAGCGCAGAAATTAATGGTAACAACCCAATAATCCGCAACCCAAGACTTCCGAAAAGATAAATAATGAAGGCTTCTAAATATAATCGGGTTAAAGTTAACCAGTTCCCAAAATGTTTAGCCGTCTCTAGATGCTGAGTAAAACTGATAAGATAAAGCCGTTCATAATCTCCCATCAGCCTTTCGAGCAGCCAAAAAGGAGCCACCTGGATACCGACCGCCGAACCGTCCAGATTAAGTTTCACCCAGGTCAGCATTCCACCTAAACCAATTAATATTGCCAAAACAGCAAAAATATCTTTCTTTTTAAACCAGAACCAACCCGCTCCAAAAACTGCCCCAATAGCAAAAACCACCCCACCATGAGCTTTTATGCCGAAAGAAGCCGCCAAAAGAATCGCAAAGACTAACATCTGCCATTTTCTTCCGGACTTCTCGTATGCCGCCAAAAGAAGAAACAGCGACAAAAAAACTATTAGGCTTAAGACCCCCTGAGGATTAATCATCATGTCGTAAATCTGATCAGTCATAAAGACATTGTTCGTTCCCCGCATTGTCAAGACTCCCAAGCTGGTGGCAAAAACAGAAAAGAAAATAGAAAATGTGGCCGCCCAGGGGTTTTTCGTCAAGACTAATGTAGTTAGATAAATTACTAGAGACAACAGAAGCGCCAGAATAATCGGGGCAAACCGGTAATACAGATCCAGGTAAGAAATACCCGTCACCTTTACGGCAGCGGCCAAGGCAGTGTCATACAAATAGTGGTAATTCTTAAGAGGGACTCCGCCGTATGCAAAATCGGTCGGGGGAAAACGAGATTGCATTTCCCCAATTAGGGATAGGTGAACTCCGGCGTCATAATAGGTGGCTCCGGCGTCAAAGAGAATATTCCCCAGATTATCAACAACTCCGCTTCGCCATAAGGGAGTAACCATGACCAAAACGACTGCAAGGCTGAAAAGAATAGCTAAAAGTCGGTGTTTCATGCCGGAAAGCAGCCTTTACCAAAATTAATTGTCAAAAAATCTTTAACTCCCTTTTTTTGCCAGGGCCTTCCGGAAAAAAGAAATCCGATAGCCTGCCGACCCAAGGCAATTTTGGATTTAAGAGGAGCATATAAAAGGCCAAACAGCAGTCTATTCCGGGTCGTATAGTAGTCATGAAGGTCTGACCCTGCACCTGAAGATCCAGCGTTTTTGTGCCAGACAACCGCAGTGGGAACATACCAAAGTTCGAAACCTGCTCTGAGGGCTCGCAGACAAAAGTCACTTTCCTCAAAATAAAGGAAATATTTTTCGTCTAACAGTCCGATTTTCTCAAAAACTTCTCTTGTCACTAACATTGCTGTTCCGGTGACCGCTCCGGTCTTTTCTTCTTGGGCATATTGATTAATGTCCACTTCATCTACTCCCCGATGTTTAGTCATCACGTTATTCCAGTCAATCTCCCCACCGGCCCACCAGAGAACTTTCCCCAGCTCGGATTTTTTATATTTTTCTTTATGAAATTCATATCCCGGAGCAAAATAAATCTTTGCCCCAAAAATGCCGCCACTCGGGTGTCTTTGGGCAGCAATCACTAACTCCTGTAAGCAATGCGGATCAACCACAGTATCGTTGTTTAAAATCCAAACATACTCGGCGCCATCTTCAAGTGCCCGTTTTATCCCGACATTGTTTCCTCCAGCGTACCCCAAATTTTTTTCGTTTTTAATGAAAATAAAGTCCCACTTAGATTTGTATCCGGAAAAATCATCTTCACTGGCGTTGTCTACTATAATTAATGAGAGATCAATATCTCTAACCTTCAGTTTTTCCAATGACGCCAAACACTCCCCGGTCATAGCGGCATTTTTAACGTGGAGTACCACAACGGAGATTTTAGTCATTAAAGCCGATTTTTTCGGAGATAACATAGGTCGGGCGCTGCTTAACTTCATCGTATATCCGGCCCAAATATTCTCCGATAACTCCCAAAATAAGCAGCTGGATTCCACCGATAAATAGAGTGGAAACCAATGGTGACGCCCACCCTAAAACGGCCGTTCCTGCTACTAGTTTAGCGTATAAAACATCGACAATTACCAGGAAAGCAAAGATGGAAACGGCAAACCCGATATAAGTCGCCAGTCGAAGCGGCACATAGGAAAAAGAGAAAATTGCGTCAAAAGCCATTTTTGCCAGCTTTGCAAAATTCTGAGACTGCTTGCCAGCAAACCGCGGCGGTTTTTCATATTCCTGGCCCAACTGTTTAAAGCCTACCCAGGTGCGCAAGGCCGGAATAAAGCGGTTCCGTTCCGGAAGACTTAGCAGGGCTTCCACAACTGGCCGGCGCATCACCGCAAAAATTCCAACGTTGCGAGGAATGGTAATGGAGGACAATCGGCACATCAAAAAATAATAGAGACCAAACAAAAGTTTTCTTATCGGGGGATCACGACGGACTTTCGAAACGCCGTAGACCACATCATAGTCCTCAGCAATCTTTTCCAGCATTTTTCCCAAAACTTCCGGCGGATCTTGTAGGTCCGCATCAATTGTCGCAACCACTTCCCCCTTCGCTTGAGCCAGACCGGCCATAACCGCCGCCTGCTGGCCAAAGTTTCGTGACAAATTTATTACCTTAACTTTCTTGTCCTTACCGTTCAACTCTCGAAGAATTTCGGGAGATTTATCCCGGCTGGCATCATTAACAAAAATCAGTTCGTACTCTTTTCCTTGTTTGTCCAAAACTTCACGCAGTTGCTTATAGAGCTCTGTCAGATTTCCTTCTTCGTTGTAGACCGGGATGACAATAGAAGTCTGAACTTTGCTCATCGGAATCTCCTTTTTAACTTATGACTAAATAACTTCAGCGGATTTTTCGTATCTTTCATTTGCTCAGTAAAAAGCCAATATTTGTAGTCTCTGCTGCTTTGCAAAAACTGTCTATTACAATCATTCAAGGAAACGTCTCGCTGCCAAAAACCCTTCCTTTCCCATATTTTAGCGAAAGTTACCTCCATATAGAAAGCCATGAGAAGCGCTAAAACCAATCCATGCAGACCGTCTCTGTAACCCTGGCCAAAAAAATAGCGGCTTAAAAATTCATCAGTGGGCATTTTAATGGCATCTCTCCAGGTGATTTCTTTGCTTTCGGAAATTAATTTTTCCGCCTCCCGAGTCGTGTAACTGTCAAATCGCAACAAAAAGTCAGAAACCGTTACCCAATTGAGATGGAGAATAGCATTTTCCAGTTGGCCGATATTTCCGTCAACCTCCAGTTCTTCATGGACATGTTTGGCAGGAAACTTCGCCTTACCATTCTTAAAGAGCCGCAATTGCCAATCTGGGTACCACCGACTGTTCTCGATCCATTTGCCAAAAATAATATTTTTGCGGGGAACCCGGTAGGCTGTGGCTTGCGGGTCAGAAATTACTCTCCCTATTTCTTCCTGGAGCTCTGGCGTTATCCGTTCATCCGCATCGAGACTGAAAATCCAATCTCCAAGGCATTTTTCAAAGGCCAGGTTCATGTTCTTCTTCATGAGCGGCTGATTGGGAACAACGAAAACCTTTGCCTTCAGTTGTTTGGCAATTTTTACGGTATTGTCTGAAGAAGTACCGTCGACGACCACCACTTCATCGGCGAAGCGAGCGCTTTCCAAACATTCTTTGATATGTTTTTCTTCGTTAAAAGTGACAATAGCGATGGAAATTTTTGGTTTCATTTGCGATAAGCTTTAAGAAAAATTCCAAAATTCTCCATAATCTCTTTCCTGTCAATCATAAAAGAGACTCCCGCAAAGATTATAGCCCCAGTTATCCCGGCTAACAAAATTCCAACAATACCGGAAGCTACTCTTAAAATTAAAAACATTCCCAGGCCCATGACCACTGACGAAAAGGTAGGCTTCCAGATTGGCTTAACAAAGCTAAATTCAATGTGCCTTTTTAAGAGATATCCGGTATACACCACGGTTAGAGCGACCACAAACGAAGCCATAGAGATTCCAGTGAACCCAAATTTTCCAACCAGGACAATGGTAAAGCCCCAGGTTAGAGCAATCCATAAAATCATTAGGCCAAGAGTAGTTTTGACCCGGCCGGTAGCATCCAAAGCATTGACCAAAACATTAGAAATTGCCGACAACCCCGCTCCCAGGCAAAGAAAATAAAACGAGGGCAGAGCTGCTTCCCATTTAGCATACTTGGGAATGACATAAATTATCGGCTGGATTAGAAAAATCATCCCGGTCAGAATGGGAAAGAGGACAAAACTCACGGCAAAAAGCGATTTTTCAATTCCCTTGCGCAAGGTCTCTTGTTCATGCTGAACACGAGCATAGGCCGGAAAAGTTACCCGAGTCACACTGTCCACAATTAACCGGAAAGGGCTGTAGGCCCAACGCTGGGCCCAACCCCAATATCCTACGCCTTCCGTCCCCACCCAGCCGGTTAAAAAAACTGTCAGAAGATTATCTTTGATAACCGCCAAAACGCTTTTCCCCTGATAAGCAATGCCATACGACAGAAGCGCCCGGGCCTTATGTCTGGCTATGCCAAATCTCACCTTCCACGGCGATAAAATATAGTACAACGGCAGCCCGACAAGAGCTGAAACCAAAATGGCCCAGGAATAGGAATCAATTTCGAAGCCTCTGTAAGCCAAAACCACTACCAGGACATTAAAAACCGACGACTCGACGATTTGCGGAATGACCTGGACATCAAACGCCAGTTTCCGTTCCAGCAGCAAGGATGGCAGGGCTTTTAAGGAAGAAATAAATAGGGTTATTAAAAGAACATGATATAAAAATATGCCTTGAGAGTTTAGATGGGCATAGCCCGCGATATATCTGGTAACCAAGAATCCGACGACAACCGCCGCCGTGACCAAAATCTCCTGAATAGTAAATGTTGTCCGTAAGTCGTCTTCGTCAAGTTCTTCTTTTTTTTGAATTAAAGCCGCTCCCAACCCCACATCGGTAAAAATAGTAAAAATTTGCAGCAGAGCGTTGACGGCAATAAAAACACCAATTGCCGATGGGGACAAGAAAATCCCCAGAAAAAAGAAAGCCACCAAGGAAACAGCCTGCAATAAAACTGTCCGACCGATCAGGGCGACCACACTTCTAATGGTTTTTCCTTTGATATCTTCCAACTCCATAAATTCCGATTCCAAGGATAAACGCTAGAGAAATCGCGTTTCCCGCAACCCGCGGCCAGGTATTAGTAAATATACCATTAATAGTGTGGTTTCCGGCAGATATGTCAACCGTAATCAATTTATACGGATTGTCATCAGTAATAGGAACTTCTCGGCCGTCAACGGATATTTTCCAGCCGGGGAAATTGGTTATTTGCGGCTGAAAAACCGCATTGTCACTGAAATTGCCGGTCACAGAAAAACTGTCAGGATTCCAATAATTCACATTCACATTACCGTTATTAATTTCAAATTTCGAATTTCGAATTTCAAATTGATTAATATCCACCCACACTACCCCTTTATCATTGATGTAAGTCGCAACTCCTTTCGGCATAAATTCAAAAGACGACCCGCTGATGTCCCATTTGACATATTTATCCGTCAGTAGTTGGTTATCAGAAACCGGAATATAGCGTTGCGGGACAAAATATTTCCCCTGAACAAAAATTACCGCGGCGATCAGGGGAACGGCCAGCCAGAGTTTTTTACCAATAAACCCGGCCAGAAGAGCCGCAAACAAAACTACAAATTCCAGAAAGCGCCAGGGAAACTGCAGGTACCAAAGCGGGGAAATCCGGTCCCAAAGAAAACGGGAATAGTCGGTAGTCATGAAAAGCGAAAACGCCAGTAAAACCCATACTAAAAGCGCTTTTCTATTTCTCCAAAGCAAGGCAGCCACCAAGGAAACTAAAATTACTAACCAGGATATTTTTCCCAGCGCGAAAGACATTCCGTCAAAACAACCGGCCACCGAGCCGCCAAAACCCCAGGGACTGTTCCAAAGCTGCGCCGGACAGACAAAATGAATCTGATAGGAGGCTAGATTTTTAATCAGCAACTGGTCAACCAGAGTAAATTGCTTTTCCGCCAGTTCCGGCAACCAAAAAAAGGCGGTTAAACCAAAGGCAATAATCGGCGAAAGAAGAAGAGATTTCCGGCTGAAAACCAAAGCCCAGACGGCAAAGAAAACCATGTACGGCAGAAAAATGAGGTTGTGGGTAATCATTAACAATCCCAATAGGATCCCGGCCAAAACCGGGCGTTTTTTATAAACAGCTAAAAGAATTAGCGGCAGCCAAACAAAGGAGAAAAGTTCCGCTAAAGCGCCGCGGATATAGGCGTCAACAGCGTGATATGGGGCGTATAAATAAAATAACGCGGCAACTGTTCCTCCGGCTCTGCCAAAAAATTCCTTAGCCAAAAAGTACATTGCCAAAGCAGATCCCAAGAGAGCCGTGAACCAAACCAACTTGATCGAATCAATATATCCCAAACCTGTCAGGTGATAAATCTCTCCAAGGTAATAGGATAAGGGAGGATAAAAATTAAACAGCGGATAACCGTAGCCAAAACCCAAGTCTTCTACCCACCTGACGGGAAATTGTCCCCCTTTTAGGGCCTTATCCAACTGCTCAAGCCGAACCACCTGTTGATCGTCATGCATGGAAAAATAGCCGGGCGACAGGAGGGGTTTCCAGGTGAAATAGGAGAGGAAAAGAATTAGAATTACTGGAAGAAATGTGGCAACGCGTGAAAAAATTTTGGACACGAGTTCATTATACAAAATTACTTGTAGTTACCGCACTAACGACGATAGCTGTTCTTTTTTCTCCGAGACAAATATTGGCCACCGGAAACCAGCCTCACTACACTCTAATTATTAATCAAGTCCGCGGTTCGGAGTGTTACGATGCGGGAAATATTGATTTTCTAAAACAGCAACTGCAAACCTTGGAACAGAAGAACTTGCCAGCCACTTTTGCCGTGCGCTTTGACGCTTTGAATGACGGACAATATCTTTCGGTCCTTAACGATGCTAAAAATAAAGGTTTTGAAATGGCGGGGTTCCTGGAAATTACCCCACTTTTAGCCTCCGAAAGCGGGGTAGTTTATCATGGTGATGTCCAAAAATGGTATCAACCGGGAAATCTATATTTACTTGGCTACTCTCCCGATGACAGAAAGAAATTGATTGACACCTACATGGCCGGCTTCAAGAAAGCTTTTGGCGGTTTTCCAAAAACCACCGTTTCCTGGATTATCGATGCCTATTCGCTGCAATATTTAAGCGACAAATATCACATTCAGGCGCACGAAATAACCCGGGACCAGTGGGGAACCGACCGGCTCACTCTTTATGGCGGCCCTGAGCATTACCCTTATGTTCCCAGCCCCAATTGGCCAATAATTCCGGCCACCGGTAGCGCTGTCACTTCTCCGCTGATAATCCGTCAGACAATCTCTGATCCGGTGGAAAATTATGGCGATCCGACCAATTCTCACACTTCCCAGCCGAACGACTTTATGCGCCGAACGACGAACTTTGCTTATTTCCAATATCTTTTTGACCAAGCCCATGCCCAAGATTTAAACGACTACACGATTGCCGTTATTGGATTGGAAAACTCTATGGAGGCAAAATATCAGCAGATGTTTTCCTGGCAGCTCGAATATGTCAGCCAGTGGCGGAAAAAAGATTCAAATAATCAAGTTGTCACCGCGCAAAATTTTCCTTTCAACAAGAAGCAGCCATTATTTACTGTCTACGAGGGAAATATTTTTAAAGACCGCTCCTCACGAGCCTGGTGGATAAATACCAATGCCTACCGGATCCGCCTGCGCCTGGCTGGCGGCCGGTTATTTATCAGCGATTTACGAGTTTACGATTCGAACCTGATCGACCCTTACTCATCACGAACGGCAGTTGGAAGCGCCTCCTGGATTGTCCCCTTTATTGTGGACAGTTCACGCTGGCCTAACCATCTCCTTGATCCTATCCCTGATGATCAGAAATCGGCGGGTATTGAGTTAAGAAATAATATTACCGATGCCCAAAAATACTCCCTGGAAAAAGAAGGGGAGTATAAACTTGTCTTGTATGACGATGCATGTTGCCGTTGCCGTCTTTTCTCCTCAGTGGTTTGACTTGCCGGGCAAACAGACCATTTCCAAAGAAACGGTTAACAAAGATCCCGCCGCCTATCCGCTCTATCTTTCAAACCTGCCAATAGATCAAAATAAATCCTTTGTCTATGTTAACAACCGCTACGCTTTTGTCAGCCGCAATCCGGTCAGACTGATTTTTTATCCACGTGACGCTAATAACAACCCGGCAATAGCACAAATATCCGTTCAAACTAGCCCGCAAATCGAAAACATTCAAACCCGTGATCAAGATGATCTTGGCGGGGGAATAATAATTGACCTGCAAAACTCACATCCGCAGAAAACAGAAATAATAGTCCAAAGCGGCGGTGAAAATTTTACTCAGACTGTATATTTTGCCCCCAACTGCTCACGAAACCCGCTTTCCTGTCTTAGAAATCCTTGGTATTTCTGGTGGTATTTACATACAATTAAGCAAAAGTGAAGCGCTGGGTTTTCCTCATTATACTTATCGGATTTATTCTAAGAATTTACAACCTGGAAAAATTGGCAGGAATGGATTTTGATCAAGATGTTGCAGCGTGGTGGATTAAGCAGTTTTTGGTTGATCACAAAATTTCACTAATCGGCCAGGAAATTTCTGTCGGCGGTATATACATAGCTCCGTTATTTTTTTATTTCCTATCTATATTTTATTTTGTGTTTCGAATGGATCCCCTGGCGGCAAATATTGCGGTAAGTTTAATTTCGGTAATCACAATGGTGCTCATCTATAAAGTTGCCAAGTTATTATTTGACGAAAAGGTAGCGGTTATAGCCTTAATTATCTATGCTTTTTCTTTCCAGATAAATTTTTACGACCGGACGACTGCTCCTTCAAATTTAATAATGTTACTTAGCCTAACTGTCTTATACTTACTTCTTAACAAAAAGGGCTTATTGCTTGGCCCGGTCTTGGGACTTACTTTAAGTGTTTCACCCGCAGCAATGGTCCTAATACCCCAAAGTTTGTTTTTTCACTTCAAGAAAAAATTCATTATCCTTGCCATCATCGTTCTTTTTGCGTTCCCACTGATCTTCTTTGACATAAGGCACAACTTTATGGTGACAAAAAGAATTTTCCAACTGATATTTTCTGGACAGGCAAAAAACGAGAACTATTTCCTGCCAACGAAACTTATCACAAACATCATTACATTAGTTCAAAGCTTTCGCCAGCAAATTCTGCCGTTAATTATATATAACGATTTCGTTAATGCTTTACTTAATTTAGCTACGACAATTGTAATCACTATTAGTTTTATTAAATCCGGATTTTCCGCATTTCAAAGAAAAATACTTTTTGTTTGGATATTAGTTCCGCTGGCATTTTTTACTTTATACCCGTTCCATGTACCGGAATATTATTTTCTCTCGACATTTCCTGTGGCTATAATCTTCTTCGCCGCATTTTTATCCCGGATCGATTTCCGGATTATGACATTAATCATTACGGCATTTATGCTGACAAATACGTGGCAGATTGTCAGTAATAAATATGATTTCAGTATGTACTATAAAAAACAGGCAATTAAATATATTATTGATAAATCGGGTGGGCAACCATTTAAGGTAAACTACAATATTGTTGCCGGCCAAGATAATGGTTTCAAATATCTTTTCTATTGGTCCGGCCACGAGCCATCTATACAGGCTAAAGAGGAGTATATAATAACAGTGCCTTCATATATAGACGATGTGCCGGGAGAAGTGTTCGGAAAAATTAAAGTTACAACTAAGAATGAATAAAGACTGTCGTTTCTGTAAATCTAATTCGTTAACACTGCTTTTTTCTTCCACTAAAAAAGCCGGGGCAAAAAGAAAATATGAAGATTACGCCTGTACCAGTAATTCTTTTGGTATTCATGGCCCGATAGTAAAATGCCAAAACTGCCAAATTATTTATGTTGACGATGATTCTTCTCAAAAAGAAATCAGCACTTATTATGAACAATCAACAGACCCAACCTACTTCTCCGAGCAACAGGCCAGAAAAATAACTTTTGAAAAGTATCTGGCCAAACTTGAGAAGCAATATCCTCAAAAAGGGAAACTTCTGGACATCGGCACAAACACCGGACTTTTCGTAAAGTTGGCCTTAAACCATGGTTGGGAAGCCGCCGGCTTAGAACCAAATAAATGGGCTGTGGAGTATGCCAAGAAAAATTATAATATTTCCCTAATCAATAAACCGTT
The Patescibacteria group bacterium genome window above contains:
- a CDS encoding glycosyltransferase family 39 protein produces the protein MDFDQDVAAWWIKQFLVDHKISLIGQEISVGGIYIAPLFFYFLSIFYFVFRMDPLAANIAVSLISVITMVLIYKVAKLLFDEKVAVIALIIYAFSFQINFYDRTTAPSNLIMLLSLTVLYLLLNKKGLLLGPVLGLTLSVSPAAMVLIPQSLFFHFKKKFIILAIIVLFAFPLIFFDIRHNFMVTKRIFQLIFSGQAKNENYFLPTKLITNIITLVQSFRQQILPLIIYNDFVNALLNLATTIVITISFIKSGFSAFQRKILFVWILVPLAFFTLYPFHVPEYYFLSTFPVAIIFFAAFLSRIDFRIMTLIITAFMLTNTWQIVSNKYDFSMYYKKQAIKYIIDKSGGQPFKVNYNIVAGQDNGFKYLFYWSGHEPSIQAKEEYIITVPSYIDDVPGEVFGKIKVTTKNE
- a CDS encoding class I SAM-dependent methyltransferase, whose product is MNKDCRFCKSNSLTLLFSSTKKAGAKRKYEDYACTSNSFGIHGPIVKCQNCQIIYVDDDSSQKEISTYYEQSTDPTYFSEQQARKITFEKYLAKLEKQYPQKGKLLDIGTNTGLFVKLALNHGWEAAGLEPNKWAVEYAKKNYNISLINKPFTDKMFKPESFDAITMWDVIEHFTDPVSEIKKVYSCLKPGGVFAFSTVDPQSFLAKIMGTKWSWYMEMHRVFFSRQAAQKYLEQAGFRKIVFTSHWRNLSLGYLATRLEAVNPALEKIAKRFVADAHLDRTIVPYYANDLFDCYAFK